From Zingiber officinale cultivar Zhangliang chromosome 5B, Zo_v1.1, whole genome shotgun sequence, the proteins below share one genomic window:
- the LOC121984318 gene encoding probable BOI-related E3 ubiquitin-protein ligase 2, whose product MALQSQQHPSNCSFLMELRSGAAAVDELRMMQELRQLLDDAAVDLSDPQSELTCNASAMRTKRPREEAAADDHLDCNQFFGFVSPVAPFCDPSSLSAVVGAGCEQSHRLGECEYPSTSGRPAAFPLSRDLASLLCQQTIEIDALLRLQTERMRSGLEETQRRHLKALVWGVEQRAAKRLREKEVELEKARQQNAELEERVRQASAETQMWVTVAKNNETVAASLRASLDQALLQIAAAAQVKEGYGDTEDDDAQSTYSPRPAAAKSNRAESPDACRRCTSCSRLQASVLLLPCSHLCLCRDCSPKVGACPVCGAGKNASIHVSTP is encoded by the exons ATGGCGCTGCAGTCCCAGCAGCATCCCTCCAATTGTTCCTTCCTGATGGAGCTCCGCAGCGGTGCTGCTGCGGTGGATGAGCTTCGGATGATGCAGGAGCTGCGCCAACTGCTCGACGACGCTGCCGTCGACCTCAGCGACCCCCAGAGCGAGCTCACCTGTAACGCCTCGGCCATGAGGACGAAGCGGCCGCGAGAGGAGGCAGCGGCGGATGACCATCTCGACTGTAACCAATTCTTCGGCTTCGTGTCGCCGGTGGCTCCGTTCTGTGATCCCAGTTCGCTCTCTGCCGTTGTCGGTGCTGGCTGTGAGCAGAGCCACCGCTTGGGCGAGTGTGAGTATCCCTCCACCAGCGGTCGTCCTGCTGCATTTCCTCTCTCCCGGGACCTCGCCTCCCTCCTCTGCCAGCAAACTATCGAGATCGACGCCCTTCTCCGCCTCCAG ACGGAGAGAATGAGGAGTGGATTGGAGGAGACGCAGAGGAGGCACCTCAAGGCCCTGGTTTGGGGTGTCGAGCAGAGGGCGGCGAAGCGCCTCCGAGAGAAGGAAGTCGAGCTAGAGAAGGCGCGGCAGCAGAACGCGGAGCTGGAGGAGCGGGTGCGGCAGGCGAGTGCGGAGACCCAGATGTGGGTCACCGTGGCCAAGAACAACGAGACCGTCGCCGCCAGCCTCCGCGCCAGCCTCGACCAGGCCCTGCTCCAGATCGCAGCCGCCGCGCAGGTCAAGGAAGGCTACGGCGACACCGAGGACGACGACGCACAGTCTACCTACTCACCGAGACCCGCCGCAGCCAAATCCAACCGCGCGGAATCTCCGGACGCATGCCGCAGGTGCACCTCGTGCAGCCGGCTGCAGGCATCCGTTCTGCTGCTCCCCTGCAGTCACCTCTGCCTCTGCCGCGACTGCTCACCCAAGGTCGGCGCGTGCCCCGTGTGCGGCGCCGGCAAAAACGCCTCAATTCACGTATCCACGCCGTGA